The Zygotorulaspora mrakii chromosome 3, complete sequence genome includes a region encoding these proteins:
- the TSR4 gene encoding small subunit rRNA maturation protein TSR4 (similar to Saccharomyces cerevisiae YOL022C; ancestral locus Anc_1.365), translated as MSDSESIAGTDSPFVYLGFVDTPVKESDELSIEDTFIGGEPKWLHNDSVPADELLICGACKSRDSMRLILQAFSPLDCDQVEDVQRKNDIQNMNHIDAEDDRVLYVFMCMKCQKKAKSVRCIRGVRKGKRVANVSEKISEKTEYSTVQKNSEVNPFDVSHSVDANPFNSNPFQSNGAAHPFTQVKAGEDKQDRKESVKTARKLHDALKDKEFDNQKAFKSYLLYVEEESFKNKKPEHLQLPKNLKIDKDALDLDSEVDFDKNPIKLDPRTEKLSKFLDDDVFQKFQEIVAYNPSQVLRYDLGGTPLLYAKCTPNLVTTVPRPGYNPSSKRIYEVQLMPKMIMDLEESVTLTGGMQWGTIMIFTDIENYMPKYDKNGVGYVEEFVKVQWESEN; from the coding sequence ATGTCTGACTCTGAAAGTATAGCGGGGACCGATTCACCATTTGTATACCTGGGCTTCGTGGATACACCTGTGAAAGAATCCGATGAGCTTTCCATTGAGGATACATTTATCGGCGGCGAACCGAAATGGTTGCACAATGATTCCGTGCCAGCAGATGAGCTTCTGATATGTGGTGCATGTAAATCGAGAGATAGTATGAGATTAATATTACAGGCATTTTCTCCCTTGGATTGTGATCAAGTGGAAGATGTTCAACGGAAAAATGACATTCAAAACATGAATCACATCGATGCTGAAGATGACAGAGTTTTATACGTATTTATGTGCATGAAATGTCAGAAAAAAGCAAAGTCAGTGCGCTGCATTAGAGGCGTTAGGAAGGGAAAGAGAGTAGCGAAtgtttctgaaaaaatttctgagAAGACGGAATATTCGACAGTCCAAAAGAACTCAGAGGTCAATCCGTTTGATGTATCACACAGTGTTGATGCCAATCCTTTCAATTCTAATCCCTTTCAAAGTAACGGTGCTGCCCATCCCTTCACCCAAGTTAAGGCTGGTGAGGATAAGCAGGATAGAAAGGAGTCAGTGAAGACTGCGAGGAAACTACATGATGCTCTTAAAGACAAAGAGTTTGACAATCAAAAGGCTTTTAAAAGTTACCTTTTGTATGTTGAGGAGGAGTCGttcaaaaataagaaacCCGAGCATCTGCAGTTACCGAAGAATCTTAAAATTGACAAAGATGCACTCGATTTAGATAGTGAAGTTGATTTCGACAAAAACCCTATTAAATTGGATCCAAGGACAGAGAAACTTTCTAAATTTCTGGATGACGATgtatttcagaaatttcaagagataGTTGCCTACAATCCCTCACAGGTGTTACGTTATGATCTCGGTGGTACACCACTCCTCTATGCGAAATGCACGCCTAATCTCGTAACTACAGTTCCTAGACCAGGCTATAACCCATCTTCCAAAAGGATTTATGAAGTGCAATTGATGCCTAAGATGATCATGGATCTGGAGGAGAGCGTTACTTTGACAGGTGGTATGCAATGGGGAACGATAATGATTTTTactgatattgaaaattacATGCCGAAGTATGATAAAAACGGTGTCGGATACGTCGAAGAATTTGTCAAAGTCCAGTGGGAAAGTGAGAATTGA
- the IFM1 gene encoding translation initiation factor 2 (similar to Saccharomyces cerevisiae IFM1 (YOL023W); ancestral locus Anc_1.364) → MVILSTFHLLGLRKNRGMNIIMLKAPGSLFLRQISAGPSRNPALFTLGLHAAEIRRFYAKKSLKRPVKKLRTVPFAIPNYISVSKLANLLSCRMETLIQDLTKLGFANITQGYILSKEYVELILQEYNYQLPNTSAAINPENVYDELKSPADPKMLQRKPPVVTIMGHVDHGKTTIIDFLRKSSVVAQEHGGITQHIGAFQVVTPSSKRRITFLDTPGHPVFLKMRERGANITDIIVLVVSIEDSIMPQTKEAIKHAKNSGNELIIAITKIDRISHPKEREKAIERITNDLIAQDIPVEKISGDVQVIPISARTGENMDLLEESIVLLSDVMDIKAESSVRTIAEGVVLESEIKKSVGNVATIIVKKGVLQKGKILICGNTYCKIKNIVNEGNNSITKAVPADAVEVTGWKNIPIAGDQVIEVKNESIAKKFISKRMGLLEVEKEGATVEKLNDQRAIEALKKSNDENEDEFADVTGEKPLEQEGPKKVNFIIKGDVTGSLEAINESISDMGNEEVQCHVVSASVGIPNEGDIKMARITDSIIICFNLGSLPNEVMNNKEHVEIRQYNVVYKLIEDVTEILTNNLKPLYENKQTATVDIREIFEFQLKKKIIKIAGCRVSNGQIRRNSVVQVVRGPEKQVIYDGRLATLKQGKDDSAEISKGNDCGITFDKNFEDFEAGDKIIVYEKVKVPRFL, encoded by the coding sequence atggtaatCTTGTCGacatttcatcttttagGACTCCGAAAGAACAGAGGTATGAATATCATCATGTTGAAGGCCCCTGGCTCATTGTTTCTTCGGCAGATTAGTGCTGGCCCAAGTCGAAACCCTGCATTATTTACTCTAGGTTTGCATGCAGCAGAAATAAGAAGGTTTTACGCTAAGAAATCCCTAAAAAGGCCAGTAAAAAAACTAAGAACAGTTCCATTTGCTATTCCAAATTATATTTCTGTGAGTAAACTTGCTAATCTGCTTAGCTGCAGAATGGAAACCTTAATACAGgatttgacaaaattgGGATTCGCTAATATTACACAAGGTTACAttctatcaaaagaatacgTCGAATTAATCTTGCAAGAGTATAACTATCAGCTACCAAATACCTCGGCTGCGATAAACCCGGAAAACGTGTACGATGAATTGAAGTCACCAGCAGATCCAAAGATGTTACAAAGAAAGCCCCCGGTGGTAACTATTATGGGGCATGTTGATCATGGAAAGACTACAataattgattttttgaggaAGTCTTCAGTCGTCGCTCAAGAGCATGGTGGAATTACCCAGCATATTGGTGCATTCCAAGTCGTAACGCCGTCTTCAAAGCGAAGGATCACTTTCTTAGATACACCAGGGCAtccagtttttttgaagatgagagaAAGAGGTGCTAATATCACAGATATAATCGTTTTAGTAGTATCAATTGAAGACTCAATAATGCCCcaaacaaaagaagctATCAAACACGCTAAAAATTCCGGAAATGAGCTGATTATTGCAATCACTAAAATTGATCGAATTTCCCACCccaaagaaagagaaaaggcAATAGAAAGGATAACCAACGATTTAATAGCGCAAGACATACCAGTTGAGAAAATTAGTGGGGATGTGCAAGTAATTCCTATAAGTGCTCGCACTGGTGAAAATATGGatcttttggaagaatCTATCGTTTTATTAAGTGATGTTATGGACATTAAGGCGGAGAGTTCTGTTAGAACCATTGCGGAAGGTGTAGTACttgaaagtgaaataaaaaagtcAGTTGGCAATGTGGCAACCATAATAGTTAAGAAAGGTGTTTTACAGAAAGgcaaaattttgatatgtGGGAACACATATTgtaaaattaaaaatatagTCAACGAGGGCAATAATTCAATTACGAAAGCTGTCCCAGCTGATGCTGTTGAGGTAACTGGGTGGAAGAATATACCAATAGCCGGCGATCAGGTAATAGAGGTGAAGAATGAATCcattgcaaagaaattcaTTTCCAAAAGGATGGGATTATTGGAAGTGGAAAAGGAGGGCGCAACTGTGGAAAAGTTAAATGATCAAAGGGCGATTGAAGCACTTAAAAAGTCGAATGACGAgaatgaagatgaatttgcAGATGTTACCGGTGAAAAACCATTGGAACAAGAAGGACCCAAAAAAGTTAATTTTATTATTAAGGGTGACGTAACGGGTTCTTTGGAGGCTATAAACGAAAGTATATCCGATATGGGTAATGAAGAAGTGCAGTGTCATGTTGTATCAGCATCTGTCGGTATTCCTAACGAGGGTGATATAAAAATGGCTCGAATCACCGACAGTATAATCATTTGTTTCAATCTCGGGAGCTTGCCAAACGAGGTGATGAACAACAAGGAGCACGTTGAAATCAGGCAATACAATGTGGTTTATAAGCTGATTGAAGATGTTACGGAAATTCTCACAAATAATTTGAAACCGCTGTatgaaaacaaacaaaCAGCAACCGTTGACATCCgtgaaatatttgaatttcaattgaaaaagaaaattattAAAATCGCGGGCTGTAGGGTGAGTAACGGACAGATCCGTAGGAATTCAGTAGTACAAGTTGTTCGTGGACCAGAAAAACAAGTTATTTACGATGGTCGTCTAGCTACATTGAAGCAAGGTAAAGATGACTCAGCAGAGATATCGAAGGGAAATGACTGTGGCATAACTTTTGATAAGAACTTTGAGGACTTTGAAGCCGGTGACAAAATTATTGTgtatgaaaaagtgaaagtTCCCAGGTTTCTGTGa
- a CDS encoding uncharacterized protein (similar to Saccharomyces cerevisiae YFR017C and YOL024W; ancestral locus Anc_1.363) has protein sequence MADSRLNVVKRESPYGQSQDFLNIDEPPAAKETPDVSEYDLSDDNEPRSFGKGYNNYNYADKARYGTSQAPTRGLRRRSSNYMDALNQQLSERSKVSDSEYPNFARRKSSTLGMDPQDTRHDLETKMVGKCSDKFESVPAGDSFEQTRRKDAPSFFKDSYLKGEKPERPTLSNPENGDYYRSSYTSKGNQQSGLDRRKSSFAYEDYKKDVYNKMNMFDND, from the coding sequence ATGGCGGACTCAAGACTAAACGTGGTTAAACGTGAATCACCATATGGGCAATCGCAGGACTTTCTGAATATAGACGAACCTCCTGCTGCCAAGGAAACTCCTGATGTTTCCGAATACGATCTTTCTGATGATAATGAACCAAGAAGCTTTGGAAAGGGCTACAATAATTACAACTATGCTGATAAAGCACGTTATGGGACATCACAAGCTCCAACTCGTGGTTTACGTCGGCGCTCTTCCAACTATATGGATGCGCTGAATCAGCAGTTGAGCGAGCGATCAAAGGTCTCTGACAGTGAATATCCTAATTTCGCAAGACGCAAAAGTTCAACGCTTGGAATGGATCCGCAGGATACAAGGCACGATCTAGAGACAAAGATGGTTGGAAAGTGTAGTGACAAGTTCGAGTCTGTCCCAGCAGGTGACAGTTTTGAACAAACACGTAGAAAAGATGCACCGTCGTTTTTCAAGGATTCATACCTGAAAGGTGAAAAACCGGAGAGACCAACCCTATCCAATCCCGAAAATGGGGACTATTACCGCTCTTCTTATACTTCAAAGGGCAACCAGCAATCGGGTTTAGATCGCAGAAAATCGTCTTTTGCTTATGAGGACTATAAAAAGGATGTCTATAACAAAATGAACATGTTCGACAATGATTGA
- the LAG2 gene encoding Lag2p (similar to Saccharomyces cerevisiae LAG2 (YOL025W); ancestral locus Anc_1.362) — protein sequence MLVNSLIDQYLNTQDADLKYMALRQDIRIESVEDLQLLVGKVLLPILTTECNSEIVNLVSFQVFPGAVSKLVTSGNLTKNETQSSWFDNVVVLPLIQNTENNRSNFARQTLRNILKTILEMKLNELKYCNDEKSIEILLKHMEKIENSHDIGMNYLIVWEILNLLIQLYYNNGANMCKQVFVSILKLCSGEGDLTETMKYVLENSMKVVERRTLYDEDVMFLLQNKNILEIVSSVWYQLSFIVSDIFENNILPFLQLPDDLRDEQKEEIILKVLQSVYCLHEFYSTPRISTGTTYLAPEITECLQKSLLEIKSDMASIIAENFSIREAPTVEIETQPECAVDEDPNQAAYLEELQDDEERFEFEEDDNVEPPQDTIHERVIDLCETILDCLNSPSRVETLCQESGNEPEPEPASLEAAFRTLSTSSSLSGFQMAVELLNQTMYTAEKFNSSKTCKLLIPHMKQNKNFFRTIKVGNMTQTIDEGLTLRTMVYSTLLQIIAREERKNSIDYIVTCNIIKETVTRGIKDSDYTINDISLKILQLLLPKTYNRILGLDSEWYNETIHQKAITNIKKAYSRLETLSATEDTSSSISVIHQFESLFSSSYPAMK from the coding sequence ATGCTAGTAAATAGCTTGATTgatcaatatttgaatacGCAGGATGCTGACCTAAAATACATGGCTCTCCGCCAGGATATAAGGATTGAAAGCGTTGAAGATTTGCAACTTTTGGTTGGCAAAGTGTTGTTGCCGATTTTAACCACAGAATGCAACAGTGAAATTGTTAATTTAGTCTCATTTCAAGTCTTCCCAGGCGCTGTCTCAAAGTTGGTAACAAGTGGGAACTTGACGAAGAACGAAACACAAAGTTCCTGGTTTGATAACGTTGTTGTTTTACCATTAATCCAAAATACCGAAAATAACAGGAGCAATTTCGCAAGGCAAACGTTAAGAAACATTCTTAAGACCATCCtagaaatgaaattgaatgaattaAAATATTGTAATGATGAGAAATCgattgaaattttgctAAAGCACATGGAAAAGATAGAGAACTCTCACGATATCGGTATGAACTACCTTATTGTTTgggaaattttgaatcttttgatTCAGTTATACTATAACAATGGTGCAAACATGTGCAAACAGGTTTTCGTCAGCATATTAAAATTATGCTCTGGCGAAGGAGATTTGACAGAAACGATGAAATATGTCTTGGAAAACAGTATGAAAGTTGTGGAACGTCGTACGTTATACGATGAAGATGTCATGTTTCTTCTGCAGAATAAGAATATATTGGAAATCGTTTCAAGTGTGTGGTACCAGCTGAGTTTTATTGTCTCGGACATCTTCGAGAACAATATCCTTCCCTTTTTACAGCTCCCGGATGATCTAAGAGATGAGCagaaggaagaaatcatACTCAAGGTACTACAATCAGTCTACTGTCTGCATGAGTTTTATTCGACACCTCGAATTTCTACTGGGACTACGTATTTAGCGCCTGAAATAACAGAATGTTTGCAAAAGTCATTGCTCGAAATCAAATCAGATATGGCATCCATCATAGCTGAAAATTTTAGCATAAGGGAGGCGCCAACGGTCGAAATAGAGACTCAACCCGAATGCGCAGTGGACGAAGATCCGAATCAGGCGGCGTATCTAGAGGAGCTTCAAGATGACGAGGAAAGATTTGAGttcgaagaagatgacAATGTAGAGCCACCGCAGGATACAATTCATGAACGTGTAATAGACCTTTGTGAGACGATATTAGACTGCTTAAATTCACCTAGCCGTGTTGAAACACTATGTCAAGAGTCAGGAAACGAGCCCGAACCTGAACCAGCTTCTCTGGAGGCTGCGTTCCGTACGCTAAGTACATCCAGCTCGCTCTCAGGTTTCCAAATGGCTGTTGAGCTGCTCAATCAAACAATGTACACCGCCGAGAAGTTTAACTCTTCCAAAACCTGCAAATTGCTTATCCCACACATGAAGCAGAATAAAAACTTCTTCCGTACTATAAAAGTGGGCAATATGACTCAAACCATTGACGAAGGTCTCACACTGAGAACAATGGTGTACTCTACTCTTCTACAAATTATCGCCCGCGAAGAGCGCAAAAACTCCATCGACTACATAGTGACGTGCAATATCATTAAAGAAACCGTAACTCGTGGCATTAAAGATTCTGACTACACAATAAACGATATATCCTTGAAGATCTTGCAACTTCTTCTCCCAAAAACTTACAACAGGATTCTCGGATTAGACTCCGAATGGTACAATGAAACAATCCACCAAAAAGCTATTACAAACATCAAGAAAGCATACAGCAGGCTGGAAACATTATCAGCCACTGAAGACACATCCAGCAGCATCTCTGTCATCCATCAATTTGAATCACTGTTTTCAAGCAGTTACCCAGCTATGAAGTGA
- a CDS encoding uncharacterized protein (similar to Saccharomyces cerevisiae YFR018C; ancestral locus Anc_1.361), with translation MFFIVNSKKKSSQLHITAMQPVQMIWLVSLLLSIAFCQFISYDEFHRDHLPQLLSLTNDSDENVILRFNKTRIPGSKESKDVQEFIINYFEKLDHEWLVDQDSFEENGFSFTNLVFSSTIAEKYIVFAVHYDSKIEPEGFIGAMDSAASCGILLYLARFIDNVYSLEQNLIDRTISAEYVGIKIVFFDGEEALKEWGPNDSIYGAKHLASKWDQKNILDTIDLFVLMDLIGSDEHVTIPSFFRGSHFYYEMLSELEDSYLETRSKGTKSLVPTDHRFLELGRGVIDDDHIPFYNAGIDVLHLIPLPFPQTWHTIHDTFDHLGQEEIYKWAELISNFVINVVDLYRL, from the coding sequence ATGTTTTTTATTGttaattcaaagaaaaagtccTCTCAACTCCATATCACGGCAATGCAACCAGTCCAGATGATATGGCTTGTAAGTTTGTTGCTTTCGATCGCCTTTTGTCAATTCATCTCCTATGATGAGTTTCATAGAGACCATTTGCCCCAACTGTTGTCTTTGACTAATGACAGTGACGAAAACGTTATACTTCGTTTTAACAAGACAAGAATCCCTGGGAGTAAAGAATCCAAAGACGTACAGGAATTTATAATTAACTATTTCGAGAAATTGGATCACGAATGGCTAGTTGATCAGGACTCTTTCGAAGAGAACGGTTTTTCATTCACCAATCTTGTATTTAGCTCTACCATTGCCGAGAAGTACATTGTCTTCGCTGTTCATTATGATTCCAAGATCGAGCCTGAAGGATTCATAGGTGCTATGGATAGTGCAGCCTCTTGCGGCATTCTATTATATCTAGCTCGCTTCATTGACAATGTCTATTCCTTGGAGCAAAACTTGATTGATCGAACCATTTCTGCAGAATATGTTGGAATAaaaattgtattttttgatggTGAAGAGGCTCTGAAAGAGTGGGGGCCCAATGACTCTATTTACGGAGCCAAGCATCTGGCATCAAAGTGGGATCAGAAGAATATCTTGGACACCATAGATCTTTTTGTTCTTATGGACCTAATCGGCAGTGACGAACATGTAACAATACCGAGCTTTTTTAGAGGATCCCACTTCTATTACGAAATGCTGAGCGAATTGGAAGACTCTTACTTGGAGACACGTTCTAAAGGCACAAAATCATTGGTGCCAACAGATCATAGGTTTCTAGAATTAGGGAGAGGAGTTATAGATGATGACCATATACCTTTTTACAATGCTGGAATTGATGTTTTGCATTTAATACCCTTGCCATTCCCCCAGACGTGGCATACGATCCATGATACTTTTGATCATTTGGGTCAAGAAGAGATCTACAAATGGGCAGAATTAATCAGCAACTTCGTGATAAATGTTGTGGATTTGTATAGATTGTGA